A stretch of the Sylvia atricapilla isolate bSylAtr1 chromosome 28, bSylAtr1.pri, whole genome shotgun sequence genome encodes the following:
- the ANK1 gene encoding ankyrin-1 isoform X9 translates to MAARKGRSGPDMAADAATSFLRAARSGNLDKALDHLRNGVDINTCNQNGLNALHLASKEGHVKMVVELLHKEIVLETTTKKGNTALHIAALAGQQDVVRELVNYGANVNAQSQKGFTPLYMAAQENHLEVVKFLLENGANQNVATEDGFTPLAVALQQGHENVVAHLINYGTKGKVRLPALHIAARNDDTRTAAVLLQNDPNADVLSKTGFTPLHIAAHYENLSVAQLLLNRGASVNFTPQNGITPLHIASRRGNIIMVRLLLDRGAQIETRTKDELTPLHCAARNGHVRIAEILLDHGAPIQAKTKNGLSPIHMAAQGDHLDCVRLLLQYSADIDDITLDHLTPLHVAAHCGHHRVAKLLVEKGAKPNSRALNGFTPLHIACKKNHIRVMELLLKTGASIDAVTESGLTPLHVAAFMGHLPIVKTLLQRGASPNVSNVKVETPLHMAARAGHTDVAKYLLQNKAKANAKAKDDQTPLHCAARIGHTGMVKLLLENNANPNLATTAGHTPLHITAREGHMDTALVLLEKGASQTCMTKKGFTPLHVAAKYGKVDVAELLLAHDAHPNAAGKNGLTPLHVAVHHNNLEIVKLLLPKGSSPHNSAWNGYTPLHIAAKQNQMEVASSLLQYGASANAESMQGVTPLHLASQEGHADMVALLFSKQANGNLGNKSGLTPLHLVAQEGHVLVADVLVKHGVTVDAMTRMGYTPLHVASHYGNIKLVKFLLQHQADVNAKTKLGYTPLHQAAQQGHTDVVTLLLKHGASPNEISTNGTTPLAIAKRLGYISVTDVLKIVTEETDLPSVGDKHRMSFPETVDEILDVSEDEGTAHVTVMEEELIAPKPKTPDLRDQEGKREILEFMTTTTLEQTVESPAVPQVPCIPPETVVTKAEETEQVGPVETEAEQGSLLHAPSVSPQEPSKEFDEDSLIPSSPATETSDNISPVASPVHTGFLVSFMVDARGGSMRGSRHHGLRVVIPPRACAAPTRITCRLVKPQKLPAPPPLAEEEGLGSRIIALGPAGAQFLSPVIVEIPHFASYGRGDRELVVLRSENGSVWKEHRNRYEESYMDQLLNGMDEELESQEELDKKRVCRIITTDFPLYFVVMSRICQDCDMIGPEGGCLKSTLVPMVQATFPDAAVTKRVRLALQAQPVPDELVTKLLGNQATFSPIVTVEPRRRKFHRPIGLRIPLPPSWKDNPRDSGEGDTTSLRLLCSVIGGTAQAQWEDITGTTKLVYENECANFTTNVSARFWLADCPRTAEAVHFATMLYKELTAVPYMAKFVVFAKMNDAREGRLRCYCMTDDKVDKTLEQHENFTEVARSRDIEVVEGMPLHVELSGNLVPVKKATQPRSFLFQSFRENRLVIPIKVRDSSREASGSLSFLRKAMKYEDLQHVLCHLNISIPPCTKGSGSDERRRTLTPLSLRERYSILSETSFGSLSSTDKADQKMVDIAEQLGLSWAELARELQFGVDDINRIRVENPNSLLEQSIALLNLWASREGKNVKIENLYTALRNIDRSEIVNMLEGSGRQSRSLKGSWRYSDRDYSLSPSQMNGYASLQDELLSPASLHYTLPSPLRADQYWNEVAIMDAIPMAATEQDALMEMSDMQVWSSGLTPSLVTAEDSSLECSKAEDSDATSEGRFPGQLLADAHGPDHMGSMDLVEDDTVDSDAMNGLIDLLEQEEGHRPEGKMPSGDHQPGTGEQDPESEVSFVSVQQKVQTRIMTSPTFSHAVEKSADRT, encoded by the exons ATGGCAGCACGAAAGGGCAGGTCTGGTCCAGACATGGCT GCCGATGCTGCAACCAGTTTCTTGAGAGCTGCAAGATCTGGGAATCTGGACAAAGCCTTGGATCACCTCAGGAATGGGGTAGATATTAACACCTGTAACCAG AATGGGCTGAACGCCTTGCACCTGGCCTCCAAGGAGGGCCATGTGAAAATggtggtggagctgctgcacaagGAGATAGTTTTGGAGACAACAACCAAG AAGGgaaacacagccctgcacatTGCTGCCTTGGCTGGACAACAGGACGTGGTCCGGGAGCTGGTGAACTATGGGGCCAACGTCAATGCACAGTCACAG AAAGGCTTCACACCTCTCTACATGGCAGCCCAGGAGAACCACCTGGAAGTTGTGAAGTTCTTGCTGGAAAACGGAGCCAACCAGAATGTAGCCACAGAG GATGGCTTCACTCCACTAGCTGTGGCTCTCCAGCAAGGACATGAGAATGTGGTTGCTCACCTTATCAACTATGGGACAAAGGGTAAGGTCCGTCTGCCTGCCCTGCACATTGCAGCCCGCAATGATGACACTcgcacagctgctgtgctgctgcagaatgaCCCCAATGCTGATGTCCTCTCCAAG ACTGGATTCACCCCTTTGCACATTGCAGCCCACTATGAGAATCTCAGTGTGGCCCAGTTACTGCTGAACCGTGGGGCCAGTGTCAACTTCACACCCCAG AATGGGATCACTCCCCTGCACATAGCCTCCCGCCGGGGCAACATCATCATGGTTCGGCTGCTGCTGGACCGTGGGGCCCAGATAGAGACCAGGACCAAG GATGAGCTGACCCCTCTTCACTGTGCAGCACGCAATGGACATGTGAGAATTGCAGAGATCCTCCTGGACCATGGGGCTCCCATTCAAGCCAAAACCAAG AACGGCTTGTCGCCGATCCACATGGCAGCACAGGGTGACCACCTGGACTGCGTCCGCCTGCTCCTGCAGTACAGCGCCGACATCGACGACATCACCCTGGACCACCTGACGCCACTGCACGTGGCTGCACACTGTGGACACCACAGGGTGGCCAAGCTGCTGGTGGAGAAGGGGGCAAAGCCCAACTCCAGAGCCCTG AACGGCTTCACGCCCCTTCATATTGCCTGCAAGAAAAACCACATCCGTGTGATGGAGCTACTGCTGAAGACAGGTGCCTCCATTGATGCTGTCACAGAG TCAGGCCTGACCCCCCTGCATGTGGCTGCCTTCATGGGACACCTGCCCATTGTCAAAACTCTGCTGCAGCGTGGAGCCTCTCCTAATGTGTCCAATGTG AAAGTAGAGACTCCCCTACATatggcagccagagctgggcacacagATGTGGCCAAGTACCTGCTACAGAACAAAGCCAAAGCCAATGCTAAGGCCAAG GATGACCAGACtcctctgcactgtgctgcacGCATCGGCCACACCGGCATGGTCAAACTCCTTTTGGAGAACAATGCCAACCCCAACCTGGCCACCACGGCAGGGCACACGCCCCTGCACATCACTGCTAGAGAGGGGCACAtggacacagccctggtgctgctggagaagggagcCTCACAGACCTGCATGACCAAG AAAGGATTTACCCCTCTCCACGTTGCAGCCAAGTACGGAAAGGTAGATGTGGCAGAGTTGCTTTTGGCACATGACGCTCACCCCAATGCAGCAGGGAAG AATGGGCTGACTCCACTGCATGTGGCCGTGCACCACAACAACCTGGAGATCGtcaagctgctgcttcccaagggGAGCTCCCCACACAACTCAGCCTGG AATGGGTACACTCCCCTGCACATCGCTGCCAAGCAGAACCAGATGGAAGTGGccagcagcctgctgcagtATGGGGCTTCTGCAAATGCTGAGTCTATGCAGGGAGTCACTCCCCTGCACCTGGCTTCCCAGGAGGGGCACGCAGACATGGTGGCACTGCTTTTCTCCAAACAAGCCAACGGCAACCTAGGCAACAAG AGTGGCCTGACTCCTCTCCATCTTGTGGCCCAAGAGGGGCATGTGCTGGTTGCTGATGTTCTGGTGAAACATGGAGTCACGGTGGATGCAATGACCAGG ATGGGGTACACCCCACTGCACGTGGCCAGCCATTATGGGAACATCAAGCTGGTGAAGTTTTTGCTGCAGCACCAAGCAGATGTCAACGCCAAGACTAAG ctaGGCTACACCCCCCTGCACCAAGCGGCACAGCAGGGCCACACGGACgtggtgacactgctgctgaAGCACGGCGCGTCCCCCAACGAGATCAGCACG AATGGCACCACTCCCCTGGCCATCGCAAAGCGGCTGGGCTACATTTCTGTCACGGACGTGCTCAAGATTGTCACAGAGGAAACGGACCTCCCG tCAGTCGGCGACAAGCACCGCATGAGCTTCCCAGAGACTGTAGATGAGATCCTGGATGTATCAGAGGATGAAG GCACTGCTCATGTCACAGTAATGG AGGAAGAGCTGATTGCACCAAAGCCCAAGACACCTGATCTCAGAGACCAGGAAGGCAAAAGGGAGATACTGGAGTTCATGACCACAACGACACTGGAGCAAAC GGTGGAGTCTCCAGCTGTCCCGCAGGTCCCCTGCATCCCACCTGAAACTGTGGTGACCAAAGCTGAGGAGACTGAGCAGGTAGGACCTGTGGAGACAGAAGCTGAGCAAGGCAGCCTGCTGCATGCACCCTCGGTGTCCCCACAGGAG CCCTCCAAAGAGTTTGATGAAGACTCCCTGatccccagcagccctgccacTGAGACCTCAGATAACATCAGCCCAGTGGCCAGCCCCGTGCACACAGG GTTCCTGGTGAGCTTCATGGTGGATGCTCGTGGTGGCTCCATGCGGGGCAGCCGGCACCACGGTCTGCGCGTGGTCATCCCGCCCCGTGCCTGTGCTGCACCGACCCGCATCACCTGCCGCCTGGTGAAGCCCCAAAAGCTGCCTGCACCCCCACCACTGGCTGAGGAGGAGGGTCTGGGCAGTCGGATCATTGCACTGGGACCTGCTGGTGCCCAGTTCCTCag CCCTGTCATTGTGGAGATTCCACACTTTGCCTCGTATGGACGCGGAGACCGTGAGCTGGTAGTGCTGCGCAGCGAGAACGGCTCCGTCTGGAAGGAGCACCGCAACCGCTACGAGGAGAGCTACATGGACCAGCTGCTCAATGGCATGGACGAGG agctggagagccaggaggagctggataAGAAGAGGGTCTGCCGCATCATCACCACCGACTTCCCTCTCTACTTTGTGGTCATGTCCCGGATTTGCCAGGACTGCGATATGATTGGCCCTGAGGGAGGGTGTTTGAAAAGCACACTGGTGCCCATGGTACAGGCCACCTTCCCAGACGCTGCTGTCACCAAAAGAGTGAGGCTGGCCCTGCAG gcacagcctgtgcctgaTGAGTTGGTGACTAAGCTGCTGGGGAACCAAGCGACCTTCAGCCCCATTGTCACTGTGGAGCCACGGCGGAGGAAGTTCCACCGCCCCATCGGCCTCCGTATCCCACTGCCACCATCCTGGAAGGACAATCCCCGAGACAGTGGTGAGGGTGACACCACCAGCCTGCGTCTGCTCTGCAGTGTGATTG gagggacagcCCAAGCCCAGTGGGAAGACATAACAGGCACCACAAAGCTGGTCTATGAAAATGAGTGTGCTAACTTTACCACCAATGTGTCTGCCAG GTTCTGGCTGGCTGACTGCCCACGCACAGCTGAGGCTGTGCACTTTGCCACCATGCTGTACAAGGAGCTGACAGCTGTGCCCTACATGGCCAAATTCGTGGTGTTTGCCAAGATGAATGATGCACGAGAAGGCCGGTTGCGCTGCTACTGCATGACTGATGACAAGGTTGACAAGACTTTAGAGCAGCACGAGAACTTCACTGAGGTGGCCCGAAGCAGAGACATTGAG GTGGTGGAGGGAATGCCTTTGCACGTCGAACTCTCAGGGAACTTGGTGCCTGTCAAGAAGGCCACTCAGCCCCGCAGCTTCCTCTTCCAGTCCTTCCGGGAGAATCGTCTTGTCATCCCCATCAAG GTCCGGGACAGCAGCCGGGAAGCCAGCGGCTCCCTGTCTTTCTTGCGCAAGGCCATGAAATACGAGGACCTCCAGCATGTGCTTTGTCACCTGAACATCAGCATACCACCTtgcaccaag GGAAGCGGCAGTGACGAGCGAAGGAGGACACTGACGCCGTTGTCTCTGCGGGAGCGATACAGCATTCTGAGTGAGACCAGTTTTG GCTCTCTGAGCAGCACGGACAAGGCAGATCAGAAGATGGTTGACATAGCAGAACAGCTGGGCCTCAGCTGGGCTG agctggcacGTGAGTTGCAGTTTGGGGTGGATGACATCAACAGGATACGTGTGGAGAACCCCAACTCCCTTCTGGAGCAGAGCATAGCCTTACTCAACCTCTGGGCCAGCCGCGAGGGCAAGAATGTCAAGA TTGAGAACCTGTACACGGCACTGAGGAACATCGACCGCAGTGAGATTGTCAACATGCTGGAGGGCTCTGGCCGGCAGAGCCGCAGCCTGAAGGGAAGCTGGCGCTACTCAGACAGAGACTACTCCCTCTCACCATCCCAGATGAATG GTTACGCTTCACTGCAGGAcgagctgctgtcccctgcctcCCTGCATTACACACTGCCATCCCCGCTGCGTGCCGACCAGTACTGGAATGAGGTGGCCATCATGGATGCTATCCCCATGGCTGCCACTGAGCAGGATGCCCTGATGGAGATGTCCGACATGCAGGTGTGGTCCTCGGGGCTCACCCCCTCGCTGGTGACTGCTGAGGACTCCTCTCTGGAGTGCAGCAAGGCTGAGGACTCGGATGCCACAAGCGAAGGCCGGTTCCCAGGGCAACTTCTAGCAGATGCTCATGGCCCAGACCACATGGGCTCTATGGACCTGGTTGAGGATGACACAGTGGACTCAGATGCCATGAATGGCCTGATTGACCTTCtagagcaggaggaggggcaCAGGCCAGAGGGGAAGATGCCATCTGGTGATCATCAACCAGGGACTGGGGAGCAGGACCCGGAGAGTGAAGTCTCTTTTGTTTCAGTTCAGCAGAAAGTGCAAACCAGGATCATGACATCACCTACCTTTAGCCATGCTGTGGAGA